One genomic region from Quercus robur chromosome 4, dhQueRobu3.1, whole genome shotgun sequence encodes:
- the LOC126722167 gene encoding uncharacterized protein LOC126722167 encodes MYIYHVHMLFDVCYDLFLLCENHTTDVWFSKDLFSPIPLVSGALHWITETNIVMFDVNSEKFRKLALPDDSIYGQQLQRICLASFRGKLAFIGQSSFQYSIWVMTDYGVVESWNKLFVVPFERLACWVRLTNYGSLMVGYRNDPFDRQGMKYALIDTETLQEKDLDIQHPSFIASFMESLVVLDGTNVESY; translated from the coding sequence ATGTACATATACCATGTTCACATGTTGTTTGATGTTTGTTATGATCTTTTCTTATTGTGTGAAAACCATACAACAGATGTATGGTTCAGTAAAGATTTGTTTTCTCCAATCCCTTTGGTTAGTGGAGCTTTGCACTGGATTACAGAAACAAATATTGTGATGTTTGATGTCAATAGTGAGAAATTCAGAAAGCTAGCACTGCCTGATGACTCTATCTATGGACAGCAGCTTCAAAGAATATGTCTTGCATCATTCAGAGGGAAACTGGCTTTCATTGGACAATCTAGCTTCCAATACTCCATATGGGTGATGACAGACTATGGTGTGGTTGAGTCTTGGAATAAACTTTTTGTTGTACCATTTGAAAGGCTAGCTTGTTGGGTTCGCTTAACCAATTATGGTTCACTTATGGTTGGCTATAGAAATGATCCATTTGATAGGCAGGGAATGAAGTATGCTTTAATTGACACTGAAACTCTACAAGAGAAGGATCTTGATATCCAACATCCTTCATTTATAGCAAGTTTCATGGAGAGCCTTGTTGTACTTGATGGAACAAACGTGGAATCTTACTAA